From the genome of Penaeus monodon isolate SGIC_2016 chromosome 16, NSTDA_Pmon_1, whole genome shotgun sequence, one region includes:
- the LOC119582609 gene encoding small ubiquitin-related modifier-like: MSDNTDAKPEGEGNEYIKLKVVGQDSNEIHFRVKMTTQMGKLKKSYSERVGVPVASLRFLFDGRRINDEETPKALEMENDDVIEVYQEQTGGH; encoded by the exons ATGTCTGATAACACT GACGCCAAGCCAGAAGGGGAAGGGAACGAATACATCAAACTTAAAGTTGTAGGACAG GACTCCAATGAGATCCACTTCCGAGTGAAGATGACCACACAGATGGGCAAGTTAAAGAAGTCATACAGTGAGCGGGTGGGAGTCCCTGTAGCATCGCTGCGTTTCCTCTTTGACGGACGACGCATTAATGACGAAGAAACGCCCAAAGCT ctgGAAATGGAGAATGATGACGTAATTGAAGTGTACCAGGAGCAGACCGGCGGCCATTGA
- the LOC119582608 gene encoding prostaglandin E synthase 3-like produces MSTTQSLPPPVTWAQRKNLIFLTICVEDCKSPTINIEADKVYFKGTGGTERKDYEYTYNLYKDIDTDKSRSFVRDRNIELILVKKEEGPYWPHLLKEKTKQHWLKVDFSRWKDEDDSDDEEGQNQDLEEMMRQMGGLGGGGDDRPSLDDLEDEDSDDDDLPDLE; encoded by the exons ATGTCAACCACACA GTCTTTGCCACCCCCAGTGACATGGGCACAGCGAAAAAATCTCATCTTCCTAACTATCTGTGTTGAAGACTGCAAATCTCCCACCATTAACATAGAAGCAGATAAGGTGTACTTCAAGGGCACAGGAGGCACTGAAAGAAAAGATTATGAATATACTTACAACTTGTATAAAGATATTGATACAGAT AAAAGCCGTAGTTTTGTACGAGATCGCAACATAGAGCTGATACTGGTCAAAAAAGAGGAGGGACCTTACTGGCCACACCTGCTTAAGGAGAAAACGAAGCAGCACTGGCTCAAAGTAGATTTCAGCCGGTGGAAGGACGAAGACGACAGTGACGATGAGGAGGGCCAGAACCAAGACTTGGAGGAG ATGATGCGGCAGATGGGAGGTCTAGGTGGTGGCGGAGATGACAGGCCATCCCTCGATGACCTCGAGGATGAAGACTCCGACGACGACGATCTCCCTGACCTGGAGTAA